Proteins co-encoded in one Pedosphaera parvula Ellin514 genomic window:
- a CDS encoding GumC family protein, whose translation MRNNPRVAVARFGKYLALGGLLAGIAASLYLLITPKTYQATTDLKIEIRFQRTDLLSTNAVYTPRDPEAVPRELRLIRSETILNPVMENLHLAQRWGERYKQGAVLTTNETRLLFHQKTTINLLPDSAIIRIRVTSEDPEETATIANEISRVYRDYRANERKVTTEAKIETLRKQWEAHSQTLIEAQDLAKKLRYQILMAQSTNPVTVIDPEGLVRLQQKRIELETDYVKKQNLLQFLKSLDHDKLRQVFPTMTTNEMVSKMMDQVSAAEAELTFAKTNSGPASSEAKHAADTLAELNKRADAIIDTALEQKVLELASTKAELDKTIDLLKRARSSNNKITIEDPAYNKAVADVQKLQLERDQLKSKLDREQVSAVLPPISSEVLAPAHPPSEPISPNRPAAIKTIWGGLAITVCGLFLIILGKGLKPETGSSIR comes from the coding sequence ATGAGAAACAATCCCAGAGTTGCAGTGGCTCGCTTTGGCAAATACCTCGCCCTCGGCGGACTCCTTGCCGGTATCGCCGCCTCCTTGTATCTGCTCATTACTCCCAAAACTTATCAAGCCACCACTGACCTGAAAATCGAGATCCGCTTCCAACGAACCGACTTGCTCTCCACCAATGCAGTTTACACTCCGCGCGATCCCGAAGCCGTTCCCAGGGAACTCCGTCTCATCCGTTCTGAAACGATTCTCAATCCGGTCATGGAGAACCTCCATCTTGCGCAACGTTGGGGTGAACGCTACAAACAAGGCGCCGTCCTGACCACCAACGAAACCCGCCTTCTCTTTCATCAAAAGACAACCATCAACCTACTGCCCGACAGCGCCATTATTCGCATTCGAGTTACCAGCGAAGACCCCGAAGAAACCGCCACCATCGCCAACGAAATCTCTCGCGTCTATCGTGATTATCGCGCCAACGAGAGAAAAGTTACCACCGAAGCCAAAATCGAGACTTTACGAAAACAATGGGAAGCCCACAGCCAGACTTTGATTGAAGCTCAAGACCTGGCCAAAAAGCTACGCTATCAAATCCTCATGGCTCAAAGCACCAATCCAGTTACCGTCATCGACCCCGAGGGCCTCGTCCGCCTGCAACAAAAGCGCATTGAGCTTGAAACTGATTATGTCAAAAAGCAAAACCTGCTCCAATTCCTGAAAAGTCTCGACCATGATAAATTGCGCCAGGTCTTTCCCACCATGACCACCAATGAGATGGTATCCAAAATGATGGACCAGGTCTCCGCAGCCGAAGCCGAATTAACTTTTGCCAAAACCAACTCAGGCCCTGCCTCAAGTGAGGCCAAACACGCTGCCGATACTTTAGCAGAACTCAACAAACGAGCCGACGCCATCATCGATACCGCCCTCGAGCAGAAAGTCCTCGAACTGGCCAGCACCAAGGCCGAACTGGATAAGACCATTGACCTGCTCAAACGCGCCCGGTCCTCCAACAATAAGATCACCATCGAGGATCCTGCGTACAATAAGGCCGTCGCAGACGTGCAAAAACTACAACTCGAACGCGACCAGTTGAAATCAAAACTCGATCGGGAACAAGTTTCAGCCGTTCTTCCGCCAATTTCCTCTGAAGTCCTGGCACCGGCGCACCCACCCTCCGAGCCCATCTCACCCAATCGCCCCGCCGCCATCAAAACCATCTGGGGCGGCCTGGCCATCACGGTTTGTGGTTTGTTCCTAATCATTCTGGGAAAGGGGCTGAAGCCGGAAACCGGATCATCAATCAGGTAA
- a CDS encoding serine hydrolase — protein sequence MTSLEHMQLIRTKTETQLQEIISHTRGAMGISVLDLTSNDRFDINAEMVFPQASAIKIPVLMEVYKQAHAGKFSLTDTRRIEKQDKTSGSGILFELGDGTVQMTIHDLCILMILISDNTATNLLIDLVGITNVNQTLNSLGFEQTRLQRRMMDAAASLRGDENLSTPAEGVRILELLHKGEFINRSICDDILAILKKPKPTNLTAGLPDGTVVATKPGNISGVATEWAIVYLKDRPYIVVIMENYGVEHDAPDAMKAISQTLHEYFARLSRATKYGAYVAPSVQR from the coding sequence GTGACATCTCTCGAGCACATGCAACTGATTCGCACAAAAACCGAAACCCAACTACAGGAAATCATAAGTCACACGCGTGGCGCCATGGGAATTTCAGTGTTGGACCTCACCAGTAACGACCGCTTCGACATCAATGCTGAGATGGTTTTCCCCCAGGCCAGCGCCATCAAAATCCCCGTGCTCATGGAAGTTTACAAGCAGGCACACGCAGGGAAATTCAGTCTCACTGACACGCGCCGCATCGAGAAGCAGGACAAGACCTCTGGTAGCGGCATCCTTTTTGAATTGGGTGACGGCACGGTCCAAATGACCATTCATGACCTTTGCATTCTCATGATTCTCATCAGCGACAACACGGCTACCAATCTGTTGATCGACCTCGTCGGCATCACCAATGTCAATCAAACCCTCAACTCTCTTGGCTTTGAGCAAACACGGCTACAACGTCGAATGATGGACGCCGCCGCTTCCTTGCGCGGAGATGAAAATCTCTCCACACCGGCTGAGGGCGTCCGCATCCTGGAACTCCTCCATAAAGGTGAGTTCATCAACAGGTCTATTTGCGATGATATCCTCGCGATCCTTAAGAAGCCAAAGCCGACCAACCTTACCGCCGGACTTCCTGATGGCACGGTCGTCGCCACCAAACCTGGAAATATCTCAGGTGTAGCTACGGAGTGGGCAATTGTATATCTCAAAGACCGTCCCTACATTGTTGTGATCATGGAAAATTATGGCGTTGAGCACGATGCCCCTGATGCCATGAAGGCAATTTCGCAAACCCTTCACGAATACTTTGCACGCCTCAGCCGTGCCACGAAATACGGGGCCTACGTGGCTCCCTCAGTACAAAGATAA